Proteins encoded by one window of Flavobacterium sp. N502540:
- a CDS encoding tetratricopeptide repeat protein: MTTSEWTERGDDKYDLKDYVGAIADYTKAIQEKSTNDTAYFKRGWAKFEINDYEGALADYTKAADLSPLDWSYHYRSGVAKSYLNDHEGVLLDFEQAIKLDKDIVLIPDFLQHRGESKVETGDYSGAIADFTLAIKDNPEDDLAFFLRGWVKLTFLQDYLGAIADYTKTIELDSENRMFYYARGTAKYNIQDYEGAINDFTAAIDIDPDYLEALNDRGYAKALLHDYEGAIDDCTRAILINAEFQHAYESRGFAKLGLKDYLGAIADFTKAIEIDPDYDSAFYFRGVSKYFLEDHKEALVDLAKAVEMNPNHKEAYERMALIYAEFGNISEAVTNYKKAYCLTIDYSEQKKIRQELDKLIPDYNNQFVDLPYQQRKIIAVDNEYTTSSTNAFVVLDKSNLPSAVNFPVGHPIEQELYIVHPFTKNSYMPYADYEDSLFVDRYDEFKFFIQCLGAKSMTVEVVKGSEKSSSIINRRSSDNNDSRSGSVSVGFKVYSGTVNGNSNNSSTSNYDGNKGAAEDLQATRTTTQRYNPTKKPYLPHNLIWFNNEPSWQRLYEQRITGSLLQHSETWSLKSNHSISEKEEISLKSAFKDFLGGSIGINMFSVSGEMSSENTRSIEELVEKTFNKSESIEWSIKIEFEPVENLLEENMGSVSETNKAEVSLVSNKDEQEYMEEVKFMLEYDGAIEDKGRAILERLRTRKGISKERSAELERNLLSYGVLSENEKEYFEEFKAILNDGEITEKERRILSRMANRLGISEERVEELEKLI; this comes from the coding sequence ATGACAACAAGTGAATGGACAGAACGTGGTGATGATAAATACGATTTAAAAGACTACGTTGGTGCAATAGCAGACTACACAAAGGCAATTCAGGAAAAATCAACGAATGATACGGCTTACTTTAAAAGAGGATGGGCCAAATTTGAAATAAATGATTATGAAGGCGCATTAGCCGATTATACAAAAGCGGCCGACTTGTCTCCATTGGATTGGTCGTATCATTATCGCAGTGGAGTAGCAAAAAGTTATCTAAATGACCATGAAGGGGTTCTGTTGGATTTTGAACAAGCAATAAAATTAGACAAGGATATCGTATTAATTCCAGATTTTTTACAGCATAGAGGAGAATCCAAAGTCGAAACAGGTGATTATAGTGGTGCAATAGCTGATTTTACATTGGCTATAAAAGATAATCCCGAGGATGATCTTGCATTTTTTCTTAGAGGATGGGTGAAGTTAACTTTTTTGCAGGACTATTTAGGAGCAATAGCTGATTATACAAAAACGATAGAATTGGATTCGGAAAACCGCATGTTTTATTATGCCAGAGGGACTGCTAAGTATAACATACAAGATTATGAGGGGGCGATTAATGATTTTACTGCAGCAATTGATATAGATCCAGATTATTTGGAAGCATTAAATGATAGAGGCTATGCAAAAGCATTATTGCATGACTATGAAGGTGCAATTGATGATTGTACAAGAGCGATACTAATAAACGCGGAATTCCAACATGCTTATGAGAGCAGAGGGTTTGCAAAATTAGGTCTGAAAGATTATCTCGGAGCAATAGCAGATTTTACAAAAGCAATTGAGATCGATCCAGACTATGATTCAGCTTTTTATTTTAGAGGGGTATCGAAATATTTTTTGGAAGACCACAAAGAGGCATTGGTCGATTTGGCAAAAGCTGTTGAAATGAATCCAAACCATAAGGAAGCGTATGAACGCATGGCTTTGATTTATGCTGAATTTGGAAATATTAGCGAAGCTGTCACGAATTATAAAAAAGCATATTGCTTAACTATTGATTATTCAGAGCAAAAGAAAATAAGGCAAGAACTTGATAAGCTTATCCCGGATTATAATAATCAATTTGTTGATCTGCCTTACCAGCAAAGAAAGATAATTGCGGTAGATAATGAGTATACAACGTCTTCAACGAATGCATTTGTGGTGCTTGATAAATCTAATTTGCCATCGGCTGTAAACTTCCCTGTCGGGCACCCGATTGAACAGGAATTGTATATTGTACATCCTTTTACGAAAAACTCCTATATGCCCTATGCAGATTATGAGGACTCATTGTTTGTGGACAGGTATGACGAATTCAAATTCTTTATACAATGTCTTGGAGCAAAATCAATGACAGTAGAAGTGGTTAAGGGAAGCGAAAAGAGTTCTTCTATTATAAACAGGCGTTCTTCTGATAACAATGATTCAAGATCAGGGAGCGTTTCAGTAGGTTTTAAAGTTTATAGTGGAACAGTAAATGGAAATTCTAACAATTCTTCGACTTCAAATTATGACGGTAATAAAGGTGCGGCTGAAGATCTGCAAGCAACCCGTACAACAACACAGAGGTATAATCCAACGAAAAAACCATATTTACCCCACAATCTTATTTGGTTTAATAATGAACCTTCCTGGCAAAGATTATATGAACAGAGAATAACAGGAAGTTTACTTCAACATTCTGAAACATGGAGTCTAAAAAGCAATCATTCTATTTCTGAAAAAGAAGAGATAAGTCTGAAGTCTGCATTTAAAGATTTCCTTGGGGGAAGTATTGGTATCAATATGTTCAGCGTAAGCGGTGAAATGAGTTCGGAAAACACTAGAAGTATTGAAGAACTGGTAGAAAAAACATTCAATAAAAGTGAATCAATTGAATGGAGTATCAAAATAGAGTTTGAACCAGTCGAAAATCTTTTGGAAGAGAATATGGGATCAGTAAGTGAAACCAATAAAGCAGAAGTATCTTTGGTTTCAAATAAAGACGAGCAAGAATATATGGAGGAGGTGAAATTCATGCTTGAATATGATGGTGCTATTGAAGATAAAGGAAGAGCTATTCTGGAGAGATTAAGAACAAGAAAAGGAATTTCTAAAGAAAGATCTGCCGAGTTGGAAAGGAATCTGCTCTCTTATGGAGTCCTCTCAGAAAATGAAAAAGAATATTTCGAAGAGTTTAAGGCGATATTAAATGATGGAGAAATCACTGAAAAAGAGAGGCGAATTTTAAGTAGAATGGCAAATCGATTAGGCATTTCAGAGGAAAGGGTTGAGGAATTGGAAAAATTGATTTAA